A single window of Rubripirellula lacrimiformis DNA harbors:
- a CDS encoding RNA polymerase sigma factor, translating to MNVRDCDEPSTHRSLLQRAADGNDDGWRMMVQVYGPLVYGWIRRCGVQSADAADVMQETFLAVSKSLARFDADTAGSSFRGWLWTIAKHKLRDRQRAIARSAAGDSPSFLWETLESPEPPSEFGDDVRSVRIRMLEVLRSSIDPRSWQMFWRTAVDGCDPGDVAEEMNVTRWAVYKARARVLQRLKTEMQDFGN from the coding sequence ATGAACGTCCGCGACTGTGACGAACCGTCGACTCACCGATCGTTGTTACAGCGGGCGGCCGACGGCAACGACGACGGATGGCGAATGATGGTCCAGGTCTACGGTCCGCTGGTTTACGGATGGATTCGCCGCTGCGGCGTCCAATCGGCCGACGCCGCGGACGTGATGCAGGAAACTTTCTTGGCCGTATCGAAATCGCTGGCACGCTTTGACGCCGATACGGCGGGATCCAGTTTTCGGGGGTGGCTATGGACGATCGCGAAACACAAACTTCGTGATCGCCAACGGGCCATCGCCCGCTCGGCCGCCGGCGATTCGCCCAGCTTCCTGTGGGAAACGCTGGAAAGTCCAGAACCGCCTAGCGAATTTGGCGACGATGTTCGATCGGTGCGGATTCGGATGTTGGAAGTGCTGCGTTCGTCGATCGACCCACGTTCGTGGCAGATGTTTTGGCGAACGGCGGTCGATGGATGTGACCCGGGGGACGTCGCCGAAGAGATGAACGTTACCCGGTGGGCCGTCTACAAGGCGCGGGCGCGAGTGCTACAGCGACTGAAAACAGAAATGCAAGATTTTGGAAACTAG
- a CDS encoding metallophosphoesterase family protein, which translates to MKILCFSDLHRDVDAAATLVAMAADVDAVIGAGDFANQHQGLADTLDILAAIDKPTVLVPGNGETATELRAATAAWSAATVLHGDGCQVNGVDFWGVGGGIPMTPFGTWSYDFDEDQATDLLADCPAGGVLVVHSPPIDTVDHDSSGRIRGSRAIRETIVAKQPRLVVCGHIHSDWGKQVRLGESQILNAGPAGIVVELAD; encoded by the coding sequence GTGAAGATACTTTGCTTTAGCGATTTGCACCGTGATGTGGACGCGGCGGCCACACTGGTGGCGATGGCTGCCGACGTGGACGCCGTGATCGGTGCCGGCGATTTTGCCAACCAACACCAAGGCTTGGCCGACACGCTGGATATTTTGGCCGCGATCGACAAGCCCACGGTCTTGGTGCCGGGCAACGGCGAGACGGCGACGGAGCTGCGGGCGGCGACCGCCGCCTGGTCTGCGGCCACGGTCTTGCACGGTGACGGTTGCCAGGTCAACGGTGTCGATTTTTGGGGCGTCGGCGGGGGGATCCCGATGACTCCCTTTGGCACTTGGAGCTACGACTTTGACGAAGACCAAGCGACCGATTTGTTGGCCGATTGCCCGGCGGGCGGCGTCTTGGTGGTCCACTCACCACCGATCGACACGGTCGATCACGATAGCAGCGGCCGAATCCGAGGCAGTCGAGCGATTCGCGAAACCATCGTCGCCAAACAGCCTCGTTTGGTCGTCTGCGGTCACATCCACAGCGACTGGGGCAAACAAGTTCGTTTGGGCGAATCGCAAATCCTAAACGCGGGACCCGCCGGGATCGTCGTCGAACTTGCTGACTGA
- a CDS encoding BON domain-containing protein, which produces MRRKYFGLAIAALATLGPMQAWGGDREIAEQIIQRLKTSRDSGALKDFTLDMKVDDGVVVFKGNVSESAQKDLVLGAAAGIEGIANIVDEVRVSNAQPVATAAPEATVLKPQAAVSTVGQSELTPTTVESASDFSFRNALAAQARAIEPMNGMPGEVRPASALEPVSDDAVVNAVVAALGRAKDAGQLKGFGVDVKSNNGVLQLTGRASSEEQRTAILGIAESVPGVSGIREAITVGSPAPSGLARLPQAPALSNVAPQMHAAAPMGGVPAQYASAPMNQAPQAMTAPYRMQQGQMPMQAQASGMHMQHRGNPMMGQPVPMGPSAPAGAPRYDSPNLPNYAWPGYAAAPNYAAVTYPQQYSPSAWPYIGPFYPYPQVPLGWRKVSLEWDDGWWFLDFTDR; this is translated from the coding sequence ATGCGACGTAAGTATTTCGGATTGGCGATTGCCGCGCTCGCTACCCTCGGGCCAATGCAGGCCTGGGGTGGTGACCGAGAAATCGCCGAACAAATTATCCAGCGATTGAAAACCAGTCGTGATTCCGGAGCCTTGAAGGACTTCACCCTCGACATGAAAGTCGATGATGGTGTGGTTGTATTCAAAGGCAATGTAAGCGAATCGGCTCAAAAGGACTTGGTCCTGGGCGCCGCCGCTGGCATCGAAGGAATCGCCAACATCGTGGACGAAGTCCGCGTGTCCAACGCACAGCCGGTTGCCACCGCGGCCCCGGAAGCCACCGTTTTGAAGCCACAAGCAGCCGTTTCGACCGTCGGTCAAAGCGAGTTGACACCGACCACCGTGGAATCGGCTTCGGACTTCTCGTTCCGAAACGCTCTGGCTGCTCAAGCTCGTGCGATCGAGCCAATGAATGGTATGCCGGGCGAAGTTCGTCCTGCATCGGCATTGGAACCGGTCAGCGATGACGCGGTCGTGAATGCCGTGGTCGCTGCTTTGGGACGTGCCAAAGACGCTGGCCAACTGAAAGGTTTCGGCGTTGACGTTAAAAGCAACAACGGTGTATTGCAATTGACTGGACGTGCATCCAGCGAAGAACAACGCACCGCCATCCTTGGCATCGCCGAATCGGTTCCCGGCGTATCGGGAATCCGCGAAGCGATCACGGTCGGCTCACCTGCTCCTAGCGGCCTAGCCCGTTTGCCACAGGCACCTGCCTTGTCAAACGTTGCACCGCAGATGCACGCCGCCGCTCCCATGGGCGGAGTTCCTGCCCAGTACGCTTCGGCGCCCATGAATCAGGCTCCACAAGCGATGACCGCGCCTTACCGTATGCAACAAGGCCAGATGCCTATGCAGGCTCAAGCGTCCGGAATGCATATGCAACACCGTGGCAATCCGATGATGGGCCAACCGGTTCCAATGGGACCAAGTGCCCCCGCCGGTGCACCTCGCTATGACTCGCCCAACTTGCCAAACTACGCTTGGCCTGGCTATGCGGCTGCACCGAACTACGCCGCGGTGACTTATCCGCAGCAATACAGTCCTTCGGCATGGCCATACATCGGCCCGTTCTATCCTTACCCACAAGTCCCATTGGGATGGCGTAAGGTCAGCCTGGAATGGGACGACGGCTGGTGGTTCTTGGATTTCACCGACCGCTAG
- a CDS encoding serine/threonine protein kinase, translating into MIAMKTQCLTDEQLKRFLGGNMNDQAFGVVHDHVDGCESCQSRASDLDAGSVGDLGAWDDVGADESPGNSSPMGPIDPIEAESACQFAVHRLLDRRTIQDLSGVDPSGTNLSGTKLASSAIDQLGPYRILGEIGRGGMGTVCLAQHQRLKRRCAIKLLPPTRVAQPGWLDRFEREMAAVASLEHPGIVRASDAGTESGWHYLVMEYLDGLDLARVASRVGPLSIADACEVVRQASMALSHVHGNGLVHRDVKPSNLMLTRSGVVKLLDLGLVLAGDDPLSFDDRLTTVGHLMGTLPAMSPEQLMDSRGVDAAADVYSLGATLYRLIVDRWPFPSGGGIAARVLAITTQSPVPLAKVRSEVDSDLSNLVARMLDRDPAKRPSADRVAQQLQQWTGDANLKKLIRRAEAAPDAFSETGPAMLSAAAVDAPPPGRGRRRLIAGGFRSLGWLAAGVIAATVVIQIRAERGDIVVTTDGQDTQIAVLPDNGVDSAARNADPVSPMESPVQTEDTDSEAAVDPLYLGQDFDHWISVLKREQQIEAIGEAMRAIELLSREQPARRKEAARQTMLLTNQYGSVSYDHNPGWNSGIGNRDLDSSRFMGYLLQVAPKYGPEPLLGTLQEMLKVGNRHAKIAVVMTLQHYVDGWGSWTGSPESRNASRQYFAAMGQSAEGKEELTQLLAGLGEIARWSTAAQPVDRKGDGEAEFMTVSQSENTYLRQKAWGIARTLVVAADGTIDQPAWMIDYVQDQIDRAVTAYQNRSAESDLQAGARSAISPGGMTGTGMMGGFPQPVWVIDGDLLLAALEMQRDGLVTIPTDYAVAVMTAPFFAYFSDPADPQIAVDTLIQADANAKQLIAESIDQQLMLCEVIYDQNQDVQPFASLVGHSMFQLTGPIFAANVTATAPLVERISKLILATQNANDQAANLTTITQTLATLRQRIEEK; encoded by the coding sequence ATGATTGCGATGAAAACTCAGTGCCTGACCGACGAACAACTCAAGCGGTTCTTAGGTGGGAACATGAACGATCAAGCCTTTGGGGTGGTCCACGATCACGTCGACGGCTGTGAAAGTTGCCAATCCCGTGCCAGCGATTTGGATGCGGGATCCGTCGGCGATCTTGGTGCCTGGGATGATGTTGGGGCCGACGAGAGTCCGGGAAATTCCAGTCCAATGGGCCCCATCGATCCGATCGAAGCCGAATCGGCGTGCCAGTTCGCAGTCCATCGATTGTTGGATCGTAGGACGATCCAGGATTTGTCGGGCGTGGATCCGTCTGGGACGAACTTGTCTGGGACGAAATTGGCGTCGTCTGCGATCGATCAACTTGGCCCGTACCGGATTCTGGGTGAAATTGGCCGCGGCGGCATGGGCACCGTCTGTTTGGCCCAGCATCAGCGGTTGAAACGTCGCTGTGCGATCAAACTGTTGCCGCCGACGCGCGTGGCCCAGCCCGGTTGGTTGGATCGATTCGAACGCGAAATGGCGGCCGTTGCATCGCTGGAACATCCAGGGATCGTGCGGGCCAGCGACGCGGGGACCGAATCTGGGTGGCATTACTTGGTGATGGAGTATCTGGATGGGCTGGACCTAGCCCGCGTGGCCAGTCGGGTCGGACCGCTGTCGATCGCCGATGCGTGCGAGGTCGTTCGGCAAGCGTCGATGGCGCTGTCGCATGTGCACGGCAATGGCTTGGTGCATCGCGATGTGAAACCGTCGAATCTGATGCTGACTCGCAGCGGCGTTGTCAAACTACTGGACTTGGGATTGGTGTTGGCCGGTGACGACCCCCTGTCGTTCGATGATCGTTTGACCACGGTCGGCCATTTGATGGGGACGTTGCCAGCGATGTCCCCGGAACAGTTGATGGACAGTCGCGGTGTGGATGCCGCCGCCGATGTGTATTCGCTGGGCGCGACGTTGTACCGGCTGATCGTTGACCGGTGGCCATTCCCATCCGGTGGTGGCATCGCCGCTCGCGTGCTGGCCATCACGACCCAGTCGCCGGTGCCGCTTGCGAAAGTCCGCAGCGAAGTGGATTCGGACTTGTCGAATTTGGTCGCTCGAATGCTGGATCGCGATCCGGCCAAACGTCCCAGCGCCGATCGGGTCGCCCAGCAGCTACAGCAGTGGACGGGGGATGCGAATCTGAAAAAACTGATCCGTCGTGCCGAAGCTGCCCCCGATGCGTTCTCGGAAACCGGCCCCGCGATGCTTTCCGCTGCGGCTGTGGATGCACCACCTCCGGGCCGTGGCAGGAGGCGTTTGATCGCCGGCGGCTTTCGCTCGCTGGGTTGGTTGGCAGCGGGCGTGATTGCTGCAACCGTCGTGATCCAAATTCGCGCCGAACGTGGGGATATCGTCGTGACCACCGATGGCCAGGACACGCAGATCGCTGTCCTGCCGGATAATGGCGTCGACTCTGCGGCGCGCAATGCCGATCCGGTTTCCCCGATGGAATCTCCGGTGCAAACGGAAGACACGGATTCGGAAGCTGCTGTCGATCCGCTGTACCTGGGCCAGGACTTTGATCATTGGATCAGCGTGTTGAAACGAGAGCAGCAGATCGAAGCGATTGGCGAGGCGATGCGAGCGATTGAATTGCTTTCGCGTGAACAGCCCGCCCGCCGGAAAGAGGCCGCGAGGCAAACGATGCTGCTGACCAACCAGTACGGGAGCGTCTCTTACGATCACAATCCCGGTTGGAACTCGGGGATCGGGAATCGAGATCTTGATTCCTCGCGATTCATGGGGTACCTGTTGCAAGTGGCGCCGAAGTACGGTCCCGAGCCGCTGCTGGGCACGCTTCAGGAAATGTTGAAAGTCGGAAATCGTCACGCAAAAATTGCGGTGGTGATGACACTGCAGCATTACGTCGACGGTTGGGGAAGTTGGACTGGATCGCCCGAGTCTCGAAACGCGTCCCGCCAATACTTTGCCGCGATGGGCCAGAGTGCAGAGGGGAAAGAAGAGCTGACGCAGCTACTAGCGGGACTCGGGGAAATAGCCCGTTGGTCAACGGCGGCCCAACCGGTTGATAGAAAGGGTGATGGCGAAGCAGAGTTCATGACCGTGTCCCAGTCCGAAAACACTTATTTAAGGCAAAAAGCATGGGGCATCGCAAGAACCTTGGTCGTCGCTGCCGATGGGACGATCGATCAGCCCGCCTGGATGATCGATTACGTGCAAGACCAGATTGACCGTGCCGTCACCGCCTATCAAAATCGATCTGCCGAATCCGATTTGCAGGCCGGTGCTCGCTCTGCCATCAGTCCAGGCGGAATGACGGGGACAGGAATGATGGGAGGATTTCCGCAACCGGTGTGGGTGATCGATGGCGACCTGCTGCTGGCCGCTTTGGAAATGCAGCGTGATGGCCTCGTCACCATCCCAACGGATTACGCGGTTGCCGTCATGACTGCTCCCTTTTTTGCATACTTCTCGGACCCCGCGGATCCACAAATTGCGGTCGACACGCTGATTCAGGCCGATGCCAATGCGAAGCAGTTGATCGCAGAGAGCATCGATCAACAGCTGATGCTATGCGAGGTGATCTACGATCAAAATCAGGATGTGCAACCGTTCGCAAGCCTGGTGGGGCATTCGATGTTCCAATTGACCGGACCAATCTTTGCCGCCAACGTCACTGCCACCGCGCCCTTGGTTGAACGAATTTCGAAACTGATCCTGGCCACCCAAAACGCGAATGACCAAGCGGCCAACTTGACGACGATCACCCAAACGCTCGCCACACTACGGCAGCGGATCGAAGAGAAGTGA